The following are from one region of the Sandaracinus amylolyticus genome:
- a CDS encoding sigma-54-dependent transcriptional regulator: protein MSARGHVLVVDDEEDLCELLSMRLEHHGFRATIETTGRGALEVLEREIVDAMILDLRLDGEDGLDVLEAVQRRSLDLPVIVLTAHGTVETAVAALHRGAYGFLTKPFHDHELLSKVEHAVERVRLRREVAGLRRLVGDEGDGARLLGTSARIEEVRERIARVARSDASVLLLGESGTGKELAARMLHSLSPRAQGRFVAINCGALPADLLESELFGHVRGAFTGAVRDKEGLFAAASGGTLLLDEVGDAPPQVQVKLLRVLQEREVVAVGATRATPVDVRVVAATHRDLRAAVERGAFREDLFYRLHVVPVEMPALRDRREDIPLLAELFLARAASRHRLVDPHLTSDALRILRTHDWPGNVRELANVIEGAALLAPDGVLRPQHVLAVLARGGDERRTPDVDAPEGAPPLDARDLVRARELPPLREAREAFDRAYLEEALRRAGGNVSAAARLAGRNRTDFHALLKRHGLSPGDFRES from the coding sequence GTGAGCGCGCGAGGTCACGTGCTCGTCGTCGATGACGAGGAGGATCTCTGCGAGCTGCTCTCGATGCGCCTCGAGCACCACGGCTTCCGTGCGACGATCGAGACGACGGGCCGCGGCGCGCTCGAGGTGCTGGAGCGCGAGATCGTCGACGCGATGATCCTCGATCTGCGCCTCGACGGAGAGGACGGCCTCGACGTGCTCGAGGCGGTGCAGCGGCGCTCGCTCGATCTGCCGGTGATCGTGCTCACCGCGCACGGCACCGTGGAGACCGCGGTCGCGGCGCTGCATCGCGGCGCGTACGGGTTCCTCACCAAGCCGTTCCACGATCACGAGCTGCTCTCGAAGGTCGAGCACGCGGTCGAGCGGGTGCGGCTGCGGCGCGAGGTCGCGGGGCTCCGTCGTCTCGTCGGCGACGAGGGCGATGGCGCGCGACTGCTCGGCACCAGCGCGCGCATCGAGGAGGTGCGCGAGCGCATCGCGCGGGTCGCGCGCTCGGACGCGAGCGTGTTGCTCCTCGGCGAGTCGGGCACCGGCAAGGAGCTCGCGGCGCGCATGCTCCACTCGCTCTCGCCGCGCGCGCAGGGACGCTTCGTCGCGATCAACTGCGGCGCGTTGCCCGCGGATCTGCTGGAGAGCGAGCTCTTCGGGCACGTGCGCGGCGCGTTCACCGGCGCGGTGCGCGACAAGGAGGGCCTCTTCGCGGCCGCGAGCGGCGGGACGCTGCTGCTCGACGAGGTGGGCGACGCGCCGCCGCAGGTGCAGGTGAAGCTGCTGCGCGTGCTGCAGGAGCGCGAGGTCGTCGCGGTGGGCGCGACCCGCGCGACGCCGGTCGACGTGCGGGTGGTCGCGGCGACGCATCGTGATCTGCGCGCCGCGGTCGAGCGCGGTGCGTTCCGCGAAGATCTCTTCTACCGACTCCACGTGGTGCCGGTGGAGATGCCCGCGCTGCGCGATCGCCGCGAGGACATCCCGCTGCTCGCCGAGCTCTTCCTCGCGCGCGCGGCGTCGCGTCATCGCCTCGTCGATCCCCACCTCACGAGCGACGCGCTGCGCATCCTGCGCACCCACGACTGGCCGGGGAACGTGCGCGAGCTCGCGAACGTGATCGAGGGCGCGGCGCTGCTCGCGCCCGACGGAGTGCTGCGCCCGCAGCACGTGCTCGCGGTGCTGGCGCGCGGCGGCGACGAGCGCCGCACCCCCGACGTCGACGCGCCGGAGGGCGCACCGCCGCTCGATGCGCGCGACCTGGTGCGAGCCCGCGAGCTGCCCCCGCTGCGCGAGGCGCGCGAGGCCTTCGATCGCGCGTACCTCGAGGAAGCGCTGCGTCGCGCGGGCGGGAACGTGAGCGCGGCAGCACGGCTCGCCGGGCGCAATCGCACCGATTTCCACGCGCTCTTGAAGCGCCACGGGCTCTCCCCCGGCGATTTCCGCGAGAGCTGA
- a CDS encoding IgGFc-binding protein, translated as MELEAVRHDAITGIESWGREHVGYAVGLEGTAAPGLVRIVAAFDGTDVDLEPPQRGIAGATLDAGESVELEVEGAFRLVANEPILVVQTLGATEISWVVAPVDRHRRDYTIHLPEGALDAHALVIVRPRATWTVIDEDASGLVRAARVGEWEICVARVRAGTHRAIGERAFALIAVGRAGIAPYATLA; from the coding sequence ATGGAGCTCGAGGCGGTTCGACACGACGCGATCACGGGCATCGAGAGCTGGGGGCGCGAGCACGTGGGGTACGCGGTCGGGCTCGAGGGGACGGCGGCGCCCGGGCTCGTGCGGATCGTCGCGGCGTTCGACGGAACCGACGTGGACCTCGAGCCACCGCAGCGCGGGATCGCGGGCGCGACGCTCGACGCCGGCGAGTCGGTCGAGCTCGAGGTGGAGGGTGCGTTCCGGCTCGTCGCGAACGAGCCGATCCTGGTGGTGCAGACGCTCGGCGCGACCGAGATCTCGTGGGTGGTCGCGCCGGTCGATCGACATCGCCGCGACTACACGATCCACCTGCCCGAGGGCGCGCTCGACGCCCACGCGCTGGTGATCGTGCGACCGCGCGCGACGTGGACGGTGATCGACGAGGACGCGTCTGGGCTGGTGCGCGCGGCGCGCGTCGGCGAGTGGGAGATCTGCGTCGCGCGCGTCCGGGCGGGCACCCATCGTGCGATCGGAGAGCGCGCGTTCGCGCTGATCGCGGTCGGGCGCGCGGGGATCGCGCCCTACGCGACGCTGGCGTGA
- a CDS encoding FtsB family cell division protein: protein MSRTSTFLAWLLPLSLLLGSIIAVPLLVMGEQGLPRYRALRDELAEVQRTNERMREEVRQLQHDVRSLRADERAIERIARDELGMVREGEIVFQFPE from the coding sequence ATGTCGCGGACCTCGACGTTCCTCGCGTGGCTCTTGCCGCTCTCGCTGCTGCTCGGATCGATCATCGCGGTGCCGCTGCTCGTGATGGGCGAGCAGGGCCTGCCGCGATATCGCGCGCTGCGCGACGAGCTCGCCGAGGTGCAGCGCACCAACGAGCGCATGCGCGAAGAGGTGCGTCAGCTCCAGCACGACGTGCGCTCGCTGCGCGCCGACGAGCGCGCGATCGAGCGCATCGCGCGCGACGAGCTCGGCATGGTCCGCGAGGGCGAGATCGTCTTCCAGTTCCCCGAGTGA